The region GGATTTTTGAAATTTGATCCATTAATGATTGCATAGTTGCTTGATCGCCTTTTTGTTGTGCGTCCATGAATTTAGCTTGATTTTGTTGCTGAAAATCCATGATTTCTTTTTGAATTTTATATGCTTCTTCGTTGTAAGAAGTCATTAAATCGTTATTTTTAGTACCCGTAACTTTTACTTCTTGTGGTTTAGCTTTGTCAAAAGTAAATGTAATTGAACCATTTTCTACAATGAAAGGAAACATAAACTCTTGTGTTTTTCCTAATTCAATAAAGTATAAATCGGTTTCTGGTGTTTTTTCACTTTTATATTCAAAAGTACCGCCTTTAATTTCTGTTGAATCTATTTTAGTAAAGCCGTTTTCGTTTTGTTTATTAATATAAACTTTTGTTCCGTCTACTAATCCTTTTACTTCACCTTTAATAGTGTATCCATCTTTGTTACATGATACTAAAGCTGCTGCAGTAAAAGCAAGTGCAAATAATTTTTTCATTTAAAAATAGTTAATTTAATTTTGGTGTAAATGTATAAAATTTAATGTTAATAAAAATAAAAATTAATTAATAGCGTTTAAAAATAGTAAAAACCATCCAACAATTAACAATAAACCCCCAATGGGTGTAATAGGGCCTAGTATTTTAATTTTTTTGTTTAAAGCGCTGCTAATGCACAACAAATAAATACTAAAACTAAATAATAATACGCCTAATGTTATTGTGTAATATATAAGTGTTTGGTATTTAGTTATATAGTTTGTGTTGAAACCAATAATTAAAAGTAGTAAGGCATGATACATTTGGTATTTTACACCAGTTTCAAAGTTTTTAAGTTGTTCTTGATTAAAAATTTTTTTTAGTGCATGTGCACCAAAAGCTCCAAAAACAATGGCTGTTGCACCAAATATAGTTGCTGTTGTTATAAATATGTTCATAGTTAGTTTAAAGTTAATTCGCCCAAAATTTCTTCAGACATGAAAGGGCCTCCTGGATATTTAGCAGTATAATCTAAATTAAGCCATACTTGTCCGCGTTCATCAATGTGGTAATGTATGGTTTTGCCTTTTGCTTCTTTTACAAACAAAACTTCTTTAATTAGGTAGATGATGTTTTCTAAGTCGTGTTTTTTTCCAATTAACATTTCGGGGTACATGTGTTCTTTTGTGTGAATAAGCCGTGGGGTACCACCAATTGCCCTAATGGAAGCTGCCATTAATATAGAGTGATCGTCACAATCGCCTGAAAAATGTTGTAACGATTCTGATGCCGTTGCAATATATTCTCGGTTTTTTGGATCGTTTACATAGTTCCATTTATTTTGAATTTCTTTAAAAATGGCAAAACATTGCACTATTTGTCGGTATTCTTTTACATTCCTAAAATGTTTGGCAGTGGCACCTACAGCAAAATTGCGCACGCGTGGATTATCGTATTCTATTGCATTTAAAATTTTTGATTTATTTGGAAAAGGTAAAAGTTTAGATACAATAATATCTTGTGGATTAGGATTATCACTCATAGCGTAAATCATGGATCTGTAATCTTCAAATACCGATTTAAAGCCATAGCCCGTAAATAATGTTCCAAACAATAAAACAAAAAGGTAAACTACAATTGCAAAAAACAAAAAACGTTTAACGTAATGTAAAGCATAAGTAATGAAAGCAGTAATTAATACAAAAATTAAAACGCGATCTAAATGTAAAGGCCATTCAGGGTCAATTAAATTTTGATGCATTATAATAAATACCGGAATTAAAATTAAAACCGTTAACAATAAAATTATAATAGTAGCCCACGGCTTAGGTAAACTAAGCTGGTTTAATACGCGTAATAATTTTATGTTTGGTGCTTTCATTAATGTTTTTTAAACAACTACTTCTTCGTAATTAAGTGTTTGGTTTATGATATTATACTTAAGTAATTGATTTATAATTTCGGTAAACTGATTTTTTGTTGGTTTTTTTTGTGCCCATTTTGTAATTTGCAACCATTGCTGTATATCGTTTAACTGTTGGTTGTACTTAATAGCCAAGGTTTTATCAATACTTGGTATCATTTTAAATTCGGCAGTTGTTTGGTTTATAGTTTCTAATAAATGTGCAACTAAAGCTTTGTTTTGATTGTAAAATTCTTTTCTAGCAACAATCATAAAACAAGGCCAAGGTGTTGGGCAAACGCCAATTCGCTTAAAAATACCTTTATCTACAATGGGTTGTGTCATAAATTGTTCCCACATAAAATAATCGGCTTCACGATTAGTTAAAGCATCAACAGCTCCGTTTAAAGTGTTTACAATTTGAAATTGAATGGAGTTAAAATCCCAATTTTGATTGGCCGCATTTACATACGTCATAAGTTCGGAACCAGAGCCATAGCGCGATATTGCAGCTTTTTTACCATATAAATCGGCAACCGTTTCAAAATTACTTTGTGCATTTACATGGATGCCCCATTGCAAAGGCGATTGTACAAAAGTTTGTAAAATAACAGCTTCATTACCATTTGCAATATCTTTTAAAATACCTTCGGTTAAAATAACGGCTAAATCGGTTTGGTTATTACGCAGCATTTCACACATTTTACCAGTGCCTTCGGGTATATCGTTCCATTGTAAATCAATTCCAACTTCGTTAAACAAGCCTTCGTCTATGGTTAAATGCCAAGGAAAATTAAAATGTTCAGGAACACCAACTATTTTTACAGTTTTCATTTTTGCAATTTAATTTACGTAAAAGTACTATTTTAATTTATTTTGTAACAATGTTAACAACGTTTCGTATTTTGTTAATTCAATTAATTGTTCGTTGTTTGTTGCGTGGTCTATTAATTTATTGAGCAGATCTGTAGCTATTAACAATTTTTCTTTTGCTAACATAGGTTGTTTGTTGGCAATTGCAGATATAACTTCTTGTGTTTGTTGGTGCAGCGTTTGTAAATTCAAAATAGTAAAATTTAATGATACAAAAATAAGCTTTATATATAGTTTATGTATATTTGATTATCAAAATTAATTATTAAAAAATGGCAAAAAAATTAACAAGTTTAGATGATTTAGGTGGATTTGTTTTTTCTACCAATAAAGATTTCGATCTAAACCAACATAACGAAACAGAGGAAACCTTGCCACCTAATGAACAATTACTAGAGGCACATTTAGATAAAAAAAACCGCGGAGGTAAAGTAGCAACTGTTATTAAAGGATTTGTTGGTACTGCCGATGATTTAAAAAATTTAAGTAAAGATTTAAAAACGCTTTGTGGGGTTGGTGGTAGTGCCAAAGATGGCGAAATTATTATTCAAGGTAATTTTAGAGATAAAATTATGGATTACCTTAAAAACAAAGGCTATAAAGTAAAAAGAGTAGGAGGTTGATATGATGGGTATAAAAGAATCGGAACTTATATTAAACGATGATGGCAGTGTGTACCACTTAAATATTTTACCTACCGATATTGCCAACGATATTATTTTTGTAGGCGATCAGGATAGGGTTGAAGCCATTACGAAACATTTTGATACCATTGAATTTACAAAACAAAAGCGTGAATTTAAAACCCAAACAGGTACCTATAAAGGCAAACGCTTAACGGTGATATCAACAGGTATTGGCCCTGATAATATTGATATTGTTTTAAATGAATTAGATGCTTTGGTGAATATTGATTTTGAAACCAAAACGGTAAAGCCTAATGTAACTAGTTTAAATATTGTTCGTATTGGAACTTCGGGTGCGTTACATGATAGCATTCCGGTTGACTCCATTCTTATGTCGACTTTTGCAATTGGTACCGATAATATGCTTAGAAGTTACAGTTTACAAAATGTTGTTGCGCATGAAATGGAAGAACGTTTTGTAAAACATACCAATTGGCAATTAACCAAAGGCTTGCCTTATGCTATTGAAGCAAATCTAGAAATGGTTAATAAGTTTAAAAGCAAAGAAATGTTTGAAGGTATAACCATAACAGCGCCTGGTTTTTATGGTGCACAAAGCAGGGTTTTGCGTTTGCAACTAAGCGATGAACATTTTATGGATACAATTGATTTGTTTGAATACAACGGATTTAAAGCAACTAATTTAGAAATGGAAACCGCTGCCATTTACGGTTTATCAAAATTATTAGGTCACAAAGCAGTTTCGTTAAACGCTATTGTTGCAAACCGTAAATTGGGTAGTTTTAGTAAAGATCCTTATAAAACGGTTGATTATTTAATTGATTATGCATTACAAAGAATAACTAGTTAAGCAAAAAACACTTGCCATGGCAAGTGTTTTTTGTTATTCATCTTCTGCAAATCTTGTAATTTCTCTTTCGTAAAAAGCACCGGCTAAATCAATTAAACGATCCATTTCTTCTTTAATTTCTAATTCTTCCGATTCGTCTAACTCTTCTAAAAATTCAATATCTTCCGTTTCTAAATCAATTATAAAACGAGGGTATTCTAAGTGAATTACGAATAAATTATTTGGGAAGTCGGTATTGTCTGCTAAAACAAATTTAGGTAAATCCATTGTTTAAATATTAATGTTTGAATATCTTTTTGATAAATAGTGAAAGCGAAGATACGAAAAAATTGCGGCAACTGTTAACCCAGCCAATAATCCGTACCAAATACCTTCGGCTTGTAAATTGGTATATAAACCTAAGTAAATACAAAGCGGAAAACCAATTACCCAATACGATATAAATGTAATAATCATAGGTAAATTAACGTCTTGTAAACCACGTAAGGCACCTAAAGCTGTTACTTGTATACCGTCTGATATTTGAAAAATAGCAGCTATTAGTAATAGTTTACCAGCAATTTGTATCACTTCTTGGTTTATTAATTGTTGATCTGGATTGCTGTTATCTAAAAACAATAAAGGAATATAGTTGTGAAATAATACAAAAAATAAAGCAAACCCTGTATACAAAATAAAGGTCATAAGCATGATAGATTTTGCTACGGTTTCCATTTTATTGTAATCTTTTAGTCCTTTTTGGTTGCCAACACGTATCATAGCCGCTACGCTTAACCCTGAAGCAAACATAAAGGTCATGGAAGCCATTGAAAGAGCAATTTGATTTGCTGCTTGCGACGTAGTTCCTAACATACCTGAAAGCCACACAGCACCTGTAAATAAAGCAACTTCAAACAACGATTGCATTGATGAGGGTACACCAATTGAAGTGATGTATTTACTCATTTTAAAATTGATGTCCTTTAAAGAAATGTTTTCTAAATACGGTTTAAAAATTGGTAAACGAAAAATAACCCAAACAAAATAGATAAGCATTACCAAACGCGAAATTAATGTGCCGTAAGCAGCCCCCATCATACCCATTTTGGGGAAAATCCACACACCATAAATAAGCAAATAATTAAAAAGTACATTTACAATATTTGCAATTAAGGTAGCATGCATAGAATATTTTGTTTGCGATTTCCCGTCGGCAAATTGCTTAAATCCTTGGTAAATTACAAGCGGAATTAATGATAAACCAACAATATCTAAAAAAGGTTTTGCCATTTCTGATACTTCTTTTGGTTGATTCATTATATCAATAAACGGTTTGAAAAAAAACAAAACAGCAAATAAAATAATTCCCAAAACGGTACATAAAAAAACACCATTTGCAAAAACGCTTCGTCCTTTAAGTGTATCATTTTCAGTGTCAGCGGCAGCAACTAACGGAGTTATAGCAGTTGAAAATCCTATTCCCACAGACAATGCTATGAAAACAAAACTATTGGCTAGTGACGCAGCAGCTAATTCGGTAGCGCCAATTTTTCCAACCATAATATTATCAATTATACCCACAATAGTGTGGCCTAACATAGCTAATATAATTGGATAGGCTAACTTAAAATTATAACCAAATTCTTGCGTATACTTTTTAAGAGTCATTTTATTTTTTTTGCAAATATACTTACTCATTGGCACAACAGTTGAATCTATTTTATAAAAATAGCTTATATGAAAAAGATTTTTTTAGTAGTTACAACATGTTTTACATGTTTGTTTGCTTTTAGTCAAACGGAGTACAATAAAGGTTACAGACTTGGTTTAGGTTTAAATGCAGGTTTATTAACTAATGATTATTATGATTACAGCTTAGGAGTTGATGTGCGTTTACAATATGATTTTTCTCAAAAAAAATCGATTACCTTAACCACAGGATACAATCATTTTTTTAATGAAATGGAAGATGAAGGAATGGTACCTGTGAAATTTGGTTTAAAATATTTTTTAGGCAATAAATTTTATTTAATGGGTGAAGCAGGTGCAGCCATAGGAGTTGTTGGCGATTTAAATAATTCATTACTATTAGCGCCAACTTTTGGATATGCTACTAAGTACATTGATGCCAGCATAAGATATGAAAATTATAATGATTATGTAACCGATCAAATTGCATTAAGATTAGCATATGGTTTTAAATTAAATAAGAAAAAGTAGTATATTTGAAATAAAAAAATGAAAAAAATTGTATCAATTAGTCTATTCTTTCTATTTAATTTAATTTTTATGTCGTGCGGATGTTCACAAAATTGTTTGAATTCCGAAAAAGCTACATCAACGCAAATCATGGAAAAATTAAATAACACAACCTGGGTTTTATCTAAATTAGATATTCAAAACCGTGATTTTATTCCAACAGAAAATCAAAAGGAACTAGTATTAAATTTTTCTGATGGGCGTTACGGTTCTAACGACGGATGTAATACGTTAGGCGGCGATTTTAATGTTGAAGATAACAAAATTAGTTTTGTAAACGGAATTTCAACCATGCGCTTTTGTGGCGATGAAATGAAACATTTAATTTATAGTGTGCCTTTTGGAAAAATAAAATCGCTAAAAATTAATAAAAATCAATTACAGTTTTTTGATGCTGATAAACAATTGATTGCTACTTATTTAAAGAAAAATTTATAATTAATTAGTTTATATTTTTTTGTGAAAGAGTTTGGTTTTTACTAAACTCTTTTCTTTTTTTTAATTTTTTTTGTATTATTAGCTTTTGTTTCAAACAAAAATAACTTTTTAATAAATAACGCCTATGTTTCAGAACGAAACCATTTCATTACAAAATATACCGCAGTATCAAGAAGTTGAAACCCAAAAACTGCATCCTAATTATAAAAAAATAATTGTTTTTAATGCTATTTGTAAAATAGTGATTGCTATAGGTATTTGTTGTGCTATTTTTTTTACTTTTTCTAATATTGAAAAGTGGTATTTTATGGCACTGTTTGTATTAATTAGCTTTTTTATAATTATGTATCCCTTTTTATCGTTCAATAAAAAAAAGTACGCTTTTCGTGCACACGATGTAATTTTTAAAAAAGGATTACTATTTAAATCAACACATATATCGCCTTATATTCGTTTGCAACATGTGGTAATTAAACAAGGATGGTACGAAAAAAAATTAGGTTTAGCTACGCTGGTTTTATACACAGCTGCAGGTAGCTTTTCGGATATTGCAATACCTGGATTAACTTTAGAAGATGCCGAACGTTGGAAGAACTTTTTAATGAACAGAATGGAAGATTTAAATAATGAATCAGAATAGTAACTATCATTTTAACGAACCTAATAGGTTAGATCGCAAAGCACTTTTTTTAGTTATTGCAACTTCTATTTTAAAAGTTGCTAGAGCAGCATGGCCCATTTTAGCTATAATTTTAGTTAAAGGCAGCGATAGAAATTTTTATTTAATAGGTGTTATTTTACTAATTACGGGTGCTACTTTTATAACTAAACTTATTGATTATTTTTATTTTACGTATCAAGTTATTCACGATGAGTTAATTATAAAAAAGGGTTGGTTAAACAAATCAACAACTGTTGTAAGCTTAGATAAAATTCATGAAGTTAATTTAAATCAAAAGTTTGTACATAAACTTATTGGTTTGTATGTTGTGAATATTGATACAGCTGGTAGTGCTAAAACTGAAATTGAAATTAACGGGATTGATTTTAAAAGAGCTTTGGCATTAAAAGATAAACTAACATTTAAATCTGTCGATTTTCAAGATGATAATCAGATCGTAGAAAATGAACTTGCTACAGAAACACTTCATGAAGAACCTGTTAAAAATATAACAATTAGCATATTAAGTTTAATAAAAATTGGTTTTACACGTAATTATTTTCAAACTTTTGGTTTGTTAATAGCGTTTTCTTTTCAAATCATTGATCAAATTCAAGATTTTTTCTACACCGATAAATCAACAAATGTTTATAACGATATTTTTTCATCGTCGTACAAAAGTTATTTGGGTTTAGTAGGTGTGATTATGTTTTTAGCAGTTATTTTACTGGTAATTGTTTTTAATTTATTACGCACTTTAATTACTTATTACAATTATAAAATTCAATTAAAAAAAGAACACATTACAGTATCGTATGGTTTAACAGATTCGCATATTGTAGCTGTAAAAGCTAATAAAGTGCAATTGTTTCTATATCAACAAAACTACTTTCAAAAGTTGATGAATTTGTTCGAAATTAAAATCAAACAAGTGGCTTCATCAGAAGATAATAAAAACAAAAAAGGAATTGTTATACCTGGTGCTAACTATTTGGAATTAAAAGAAATATTCAATATTATTTTTACTAAAAGTTTAATTGAAAATCAATCGTTTTATAAACCACATAAGCGGGTTATTCTACTTAAATTAATGTGGTTGTGTATACCTAGTTTAGTTGCACTAATAAGTTTGTATTTACTAAATATTTTTACTTTGGCTTGGGTTGTTTTAGTGCTTTTTACACTAATATCTATAATGATTTACACATCGTATAAAAATGAAAAATTTATATATACTGATGATTTTATTATTCTTAGAAAGGGATTTTGGGACATTACCACAGTGAATCTTCCAGTTTATAAAATTCAAAATATTAGTATTTCTCAAAGCTATTTTCAAGAAAAAAATCAAACAGGTTCATTAAATTTGCAAACTGCTGCAGGTGTAATCACTTTAATGTATTACGATTTTAACTTGTTGCAACAAA is a window of Myroides sp. JBRI-B21084 DNA encoding:
- a CDS encoding nucleoside phosphorylase, whose protein sequence is MGIKESELILNDDGSVYHLNILPTDIANDIIFVGDQDRVEAITKHFDTIEFTKQKREFKTQTGTYKGKRLTVISTGIGPDNIDIVLNELDALVNIDFETKTVKPNVTSLNIVRIGTSGALHDSIPVDSILMSTFAIGTDNMLRSYSLQNVVAHEMEERFVKHTNWQLTKGLPYAIEANLEMVNKFKSKEMFEGITITAPGFYGAQSRVLRLQLSDEHFMDTIDLFEYNGFKATNLEMETAAIYGLSKLLGHKAVSLNAIVANRKLGSFSKDPYKTVDYLIDYALQRITS
- a CDS encoding PH domain-containing protein, translated to MNQNSNYHFNEPNRLDRKALFLVIATSILKVARAAWPILAIILVKGSDRNFYLIGVILLITGATFITKLIDYFYFTYQVIHDELIIKKGWLNKSTTVVSLDKIHEVNLNQKFVHKLIGLYVVNIDTAGSAKTEIEINGIDFKRALALKDKLTFKSVDFQDDNQIVENELATETLHEEPVKNITISILSLIKIGFTRNYFQTFGLLIAFSFQIIDQIQDFFYTDKSTNVYNDIFSSSYKSYLGLVGVIMFLAVILLVIVFNLLRTLITYYNYKIQLKKEHITVSYGLTDSHIVAVKANKVQLFLYQQNYFQKLMNLFEIKIKQVASSEDNKNKKGIVIPGANYLELKEIFNIIFTKSLIENQSFYKPHKRVILLKLMWLCIPSLVALISLYLLNIFTLAWVVLVLFTLISIMIYTSYKNEKFIYTDDFIILRKGFWDITTVNLPVYKIQNISISQSYFQEKNQTGSLNLQTAAGVITLMYYDFNLLQQITNDILYKIEKNKHSWM
- a CDS encoding PH domain-containing protein; this translates as MFQNETISLQNIPQYQEVETQKLHPNYKKIIVFNAICKIVIAIGICCAIFFTFSNIEKWYFMALFVLISFFIIMYPFLSFNKKKYAFRAHDVIFKKGLLFKSTHISPYIRLQHVVIKQGWYEKKLGLATLVLYTAAGSFSDIAIPGLTLEDAERWKNFLMNRMEDLNNESE
- a CDS encoding MATE family efflux transporter, encoding MTLKKYTQEFGYNFKLAYPIILAMLGHTIVGIIDNIMVGKIGATELAAASLANSFVFIALSVGIGFSTAITPLVAAADTENDTLKGRSVFANGVFLCTVLGIILFAVLFFFKPFIDIMNQPKEVSEMAKPFLDIVGLSLIPLVIYQGFKQFADGKSQTKYSMHATLIANIVNVLFNYLLIYGVWIFPKMGMMGAAYGTLISRLVMLIYFVWVIFRLPIFKPYLENISLKDINFKMSKYITSIGVPSSMQSLFEVALFTGAVWLSGMLGTTSQAANQIALSMASMTFMFASGLSVAAMIRVGNQKGLKDYNKMETVAKSIMLMTFILYTGFALFFVLFHNYIPLLFLDNSNPDQQLINQEVIQIAGKLLLIAAIFQISDGIQVTALGALRGLQDVNLPMIITFISYWVIGFPLCIYLGLYTNLQAEGIWYGLLAGLTVAAIFSYLRFHYLSKRYSNINI
- a CDS encoding translation initiation factor; amino-acid sequence: MAKKLTSLDDLGGFVFSTNKDFDLNQHNETEETLPPNEQLLEAHLDKKNRGGKVATVIKGFVGTADDLKNLSKDLKTLCGVGGSAKDGEIIIQGNFRDKIMDYLKNKGYKVKRVGG
- a CDS encoding transglutaminase domain-containing protein; its protein translation is MKAPNIKLLRVLNQLSLPKPWATIIILLLTVLILIPVFIIMHQNLIDPEWPLHLDRVLIFVLITAFITYALHYVKRFLFFAIVVYLFVLLFGTLFTGYGFKSVFEDYRSMIYAMSDNPNPQDIIVSKLLPFPNKSKILNAIEYDNPRVRNFAVGATAKHFRNVKEYRQIVQCFAIFKEIQNKWNYVNDPKNREYIATASESLQHFSGDCDDHSILMAASIRAIGGTPRLIHTKEHMYPEMLIGKKHDLENIIYLIKEVLFVKEAKGKTIHYHIDERGQVWLNLDYTAKYPGGPFMSEEILGELTLN
- a CDS encoding META domain-containing protein, with product MKKIVSISLFFLFNLIFMSCGCSQNCLNSEKATSTQIMEKLNNTTWVLSKLDIQNRDFIPTENQKELVLNFSDGRYGSNDGCNTLGGDFNVEDNKISFVNGISTMRFCGDEMKHLIYSVPFGKIKSLKINKNQLQFFDADKQLIATYLKKNL
- a CDS encoding DUF423 domain-containing protein, with product MNIFITTATIFGATAIVFGAFGAHALKKIFNQEQLKNFETGVKYQMYHALLLLIIGFNTNYITKYQTLIYYTITLGVLLFSFSIYLLCISSALNKKIKILGPITPIGGLLLIVGWFLLFLNAIN
- a CDS encoding substrate-binding domain-containing protein, with amino-acid sequence MKTVKIVGVPEHFNFPWHLTIDEGLFNEVGIDLQWNDIPEGTGKMCEMLRNNQTDLAVILTEGILKDIANGNEAVILQTFVQSPLQWGIHVNAQSNFETVADLYGKKAAISRYGSGSELMTYVNAANQNWDFNSIQFQIVNTLNGAVDALTNREADYFMWEQFMTQPIVDKGIFKRIGVCPTPWPCFMIVARKEFYNQNKALVAHLLETINQTTAEFKMIPSIDKTLAIKYNQQLNDIQQWLQITKWAQKKPTKNQFTEIINQLLKYNIINQTLNYEEVVV